Genomic segment of Streptomyces sp. NBC_01210:
CTTCCGTCGTGATGGGCGACTCGGCAACCGGGCGCATCGCCGGGGCACAGGGGCTGACCAGGACCCTGGGTGCCATCGTCAAGGGCCAGGTGCCCGTGCTCCCCGGAGCCCCGGAGGCAAGGATCGACACTGTTCCCCAGGATCTGGTTGCCCGCGCCACGGGCGATCTGATCCGCAGCGGTGTGACAGCGGCCCGTACTGGCTGACTGCCGGTACACACGCCCTGGCGCAGCACGAAGTCGTGGACATCTGCCTGGAGTTCGCCGAACACTACGGGCCACGACCTCACAAACCCCGGATGATCCCGCTGGAATCGGTGCACAGGCTCCTGCTGCCGTTGATCGAAGCAGCGGAATTCCCGGCGTCCCTCCGGCAGAGGCTTCGGGACTATGCGGAGCTGCTGCTGGTCTTTCAACCGGACCTGCCCCTGGGCACATCATTGGGCACGACACAGGACACCTCGGCTTCGGTGCGCTGCGGCGAGTCCGTGTCCCGAGAATTCCTGCGAACAGCACTGATCCGTAACCTGGAGTACTGGGCCTGCCAACCGGGCGGAATGCACACACGACGTACCCACGGTGCGTAAGGAGCTGGCATCATGACCATGGCCCTTCCTGCGCCCCGCGCCCACGGTCCGGAGACCGTCAACCTGTACCGCAGACACCTCGGCTCAGGCAAGGCTGCGCTCGGCGCCATGCTCGGCGGGATGGTGGAGGTGGACTCCCAGGGGCCATGGGTACACACCCATGACGGCCGTCGCTTCCTGGACTTCGGTGGCTACGGGGTATTCATCCTGGGCCATGGCCACCCTTCAGTCGTCGCCGCCGTAGACCGGCAATTGCACCGTCATCCGCTCGCCACACGGGTCTTCCTGGAGCCCGTCGCGGCCCGCGCCGCGCAGGTCCTGACGGCACGTACGCCTCCCGGTCTGCACATGGTCCACTTCGTCAACTCCGGAGCCGAGGCGACCGAGGCGGCCCTGAAGCTGGCCCGGGCACACGGGTGAAACGCCCTCGTCAGCATGGAGTCCGGCTACCACGGCAAGACCCTCGGCGCTCTGAGCGTCACAGCGAACCGGATGTACCAGGATCCGTTCGCTCCGCTGCTGCCAGACACCACCACGGTGCCCTACGGGGACAGTGCGGCGCTGGAGGCGGCTGGAGGACCGGCGTGACCGGGCCTGCGTGATCCTCGAGCCGGTTCAGGGCGAGGGCGGAGTGCGTATTCCGCCGCCCGGCTATCTCTCCGAGGTGTCCCGGTTGTGCCGCCGGTACGGGGCGTTGCTTGTCGTGGACGAGGTGCAGACCGGTCTCGAACGCCTGGGTTCCTGGTGGGGGGTGGATGCCGAAAAGGTGATCCCGGACATCCTGCTGGTTGGCAAAG
This window contains:
- a CDS encoding aminotransferase class III-fold pyridoxal phosphate-dependent enzyme; this translates as MTMALPAPRAHGPETVNLYRRHLGSGKAALGAMLGGMVEVDSQGPWVHTHDGRRFLDFGGYGVFILGHGHPSVVAAVDRQLHRHPLATRVFLEPVAARAAQVLTARTPPGLHMVHFVNSGAEATEAALKLARAHG